In the genome of Zootoca vivipara chromosome 6, rZooViv1.1, whole genome shotgun sequence, the window AGGATTTTAATACCAAAAAATTGGAAAGGCAGCACAAAAACCCACTGGCAAGCGAAattgagagtacagtggtacctcgacttccgaaggcgatctgttccgcggcgcttttcagaagtcgaaaccttcagaagtcgcagtgtccattttgcgcatgcgcagaccgcgtgcccgcagtgaaaatacttccgggttagcggacttcggaagtcgaaacctttggaagtcgaggtgccactgtgttTAGAATTGGTGAAAATGACGGAGAATAAAAGGAAACTCAAACCAGAAAGTCTGTAAAGATTGGATCTTTAAAGAATATCTCAGAAAGTATTGTGATCATGTAAATCTCCTAACAGATTTAGACTGAATCTTGAAATGTTAGGAAACTATGAAACCTAAAATTTCTTTTGACAAATATCAgaaaagaatgatgatgatgaagtgcGTACAGATCAATACGGTGTAAAAAGTACAAGGAGGTGGACTGGAAGTTAAAGGGTGTGAATGTTAAATGATATGTTAGTTTATGTCAGCGTTTGTGGTTTGTTtatgttgttttgtttatgttttatgtCAACTGTTTTGTAATAAAGaatctttttaataaaataataataaataaataaataaacaaacttgcaaataataaaaagataATGAAAAGCAGAATGGTAAAACGTTCGTTAAAACAGTCTGTCTGTCCTTCTGGCTTTTAACAgcccatagattatttaataataataatgataacaacaataattttatttataccccgcccttcccagtcaagaccgggctcagggcggctaacaacaaaaatatcaacgcaagtataaaagaaacaattcaattaaaatgcagattaatacaatgttaaaattcaattttaaaattaaaaatctacaagtaagataaaaccattctAAGATAAGATAGCCAAAgaagaatgttttcgcctggcacctaaagttagtttagtttagttattTGTTTGATTTGTTTACTGCTGTTCATAAGATTGGTTCGCAGAGTAATAACAACTCACCCCTCCccacatatatatttaaaaataaaattataaaaattcgCCACGGTATCATTAAAATATATCCCAGTGGTGTACTaccatataaaagcataaaaccACATAGCAAAATCATAGGTGCTTAGGAAGATGTGAAATTTAACCTGTGTCAGTATTTTAACTTCTGGTATATCTTAAGCTACTGTAAATTTTTCTTGGgtgttattttacttttttgtaagccactctgagcccTGTGGGGTTttggcttttctttttacaatcaagcagtgtataagttTGATGAAATAAACCCTacaaaggaaaagaaggagggATCTTTCAATGGGACCGAAAGAGCCCCATTTCTCTGCCAAGAAAGAGCTCCTTCCGGCTGATGTTGGGGCAGAATTGGGGGCCTGATCCTGCCGGGCCGCTCTGTCACAACCTCTCTTGGCCTTTCCCCAGGACACGGCCGGGCAGGAGCGATACCGGACCATCACCACCGCCTATTACCGGGGAGCCATGGGCTTCATCCTGATGTACGATATCACCAACGAGGAGTCCTTCAACGCCGTCCAGGACTGGTGAGTCCCGGAGGAGACCCTgggaataataatttttattaattttccattataatccaataatagcctcactGTACCAATACCAAGATATACCCTACTTTCCCGTGTATATGATATGTTACTGTtctagttaaataaattgtttaaattgttattaaggaaatgattattttcctccttccaacaaagtacagcagaaaagttgtccaaatataaattgttgacttattaaacctcaccataatttcataattatctgtcaatgtatttctaatagtataaccaaatcagtaatttttgatataacagTAAAATAcgactctgaaaatttattattccaaaaaggaAGCCTCCCTCTGCTTGTAAATATTAAgtttataccagcaagaatgagtctttctgtaaaaaaagtcTTGCTGACtaatgatttaaattgtgatgtaaattgtgatttaaatcaaatccaccttgAGTGTGGGCAATACAGAAGTGTGACTCTGGGGGAGAAAGAGACTGAAGGCTGCCCTTTGCTAGCCCAGATGGGGGGCAATGGAGGGCAGAGAGCTCTCAGCTTCTGAAGCACATAGTCCAGTGGTTGGAAgggcccctgagggtcatccagcccacccccttgactgaagcatccctgaccgatggccttcccacctctgcttagatacagtgatggccaaactcagccctccagctgtttggggactacaattcccatcatccctgaccgctggtcctgttagccctgggatgatggaagttgtagtcccaaaacatctggagggcagagtttggccatcactagCTTAGAAGCTCTGCAGGAAGGGGAGGTGGTGAGTGGTCTTTTTGGCTGTCCAAACAGTCTTCCCATGACCCCCCTCCTTGCCGCTTCCGTCTCTCCGCCAGGTCGACCCAGATCAAGACCTACTCGTGGGACAACGCCCAGGTCCTGCTGGTGGGGAACAAGTGTGACATGGAGGACGAGCGGGTCGTCTCATCGGAGCGGGGCCGCCAGCTGGCCGAGCACCTGGGTGAGTTGGCAGCCGGAAGAAGGCGCtccggggagagagagaggggaagcagGAAGGGGGAAATCCAGGAGGGGGAGAGGCTTCAGGGCTTTGCAAGGTTTCTCCTCGGCCACCAAGGATGACTTTGGCCTGCCCAGCGGGGTTGTTGTGACGATGGCGGGGTGAGAGGCACATGGGCAGCGCCTTGAGCTCTTGGGAGGAAAAGGGCGCATCAGTGTAATAATAACAATGGAGAGGATAGTAGTAAAAATAATGGTGTTtcatgatggtaataataataattggtggcTAAAagacagtggcaccttggtttacggaggtgatccattccggaagaccgctTGACTTCTGAAAAGCGTTCTAAAACCGAAGCATTTCCTTCTGGAAGCATTTACTTAACAgtaaactcaatacggaagccgcagagcatgtttgacttctgaaaagcgttcgaaaactgaagcatttccttccgggttttcggcgttcaaaaTCCGAAACGTACAACTTCTGAgacgctcaaaaaccgaggtgcCGCTGTTATAGTAAGTGGTATGATAAAAATCATTAATGGTGATTCATAGAATTgttcgagttggaagggaccctgagggtcatccagtccagccccctgcaaggcaggaatcccggtTCAAGCATCCAAGAccgatggtcacccaacctctgtttaaaaacctccaaggaaggagagtccgccatggctgtcaaacggctcttactgtcagaaagttcttcctgagatttagttggaatctcctttcctggaaCCTGAAGCCATGAGTTCAGGTTCTACCCTCGAGAGCAGGCGAAAACAAGCTGgcttccatcttccatgggacagccctctgtagggaaggtttttaaaacatttgacgctttgttgtgtttttaatgttctgtcgGGGGCCGCCCTGATTGGCTGCATATAAAGGAAATAATGCtaacttataataataataataataataataataataataataatacatagaaGAAGATGATTCAGGTGTTAATGATATAATAATGGAAGAAGAATGAGGGGGAATACGAGGCGGGGGAATATGAGAGAGGTTTGCCCTTGGGCGGGGGCagtttctctgtctctccccccccttgtgTTTGGCCAAGGCAGGAGGGTCTTTGCCTTGTTGGGGGTCCTGCCGGGCGTTTTGAGATCCCTGTTTCTCCTTCCAGGGCTCTcttgcatttcctcccccccccctttgctctctgtctctctctctgttcattattattcttttttgccaatcccaccccctccccctccgcacCAGGGTTCGAGTTCTTTGAGGCCAGCGCCAAAGACAACATCAACGTCAAGCAGACCTTCGAGCGCCTGGTGGACATTATCTGCGAAAAGATGTCCGAGTCGCTGGACACGGCCGACCCCGCCGTCACCGGGGCCAAGCAGGGTCCGCAGCTGACCGACCAGCAAGCCGGGCCCCCGCACCAGGACTGTGCCTGTTGAAGAGACTCCCAGGCGGAGCCCCCCTCACCCCGAACCTCACCCCGTCCCCCTCTCCTGCCGCACCGTCCTCCTTGCCTGCctcatgtctccccccccccgccacctcccGAGTAACTATGGAGTCCTGGCCtagccatttccccacccccattgacCCATCCCATTGCTTTATCCTTtgtggggttgttggtttttggggtggggtggggggaacgagACCCCAAACCTAGGAGGGGTGTAAAAGCTCAAAAACAAACCACCTCCCTTCGCTCACCTTTAAGGGACGGGTGAGAATTAAGCCCCCCACCTGTCTTATCTTTGTGGATtgtctttttttgtgtggggCGGGCTGGGGAGGCGGGTCTTCAGCGTGCAGAGGAAGCTATTTAAACTGTTCAGGGTTCTTCtttaagttatttatttattggaccaCACGCCTCTATTTGTAGCTATTCTTGGTTTTGCAAATCTGGGTGTCCACCGCTgttcctctttcttcctcctccaccttccTTTGCTGGTTCTTTTGTCCATGCGTTCTGTgtgtctccccccaaaaaacaccccgTCGTGTTGAAGAGAGCAGAGCAGGCCCCCCTTGCTTGGACCTGCCCTTGCCGCCAGGGTTTGACTCCTCGGTTAGAGCGGCTGCTTTCCCTCCTGAAGGAGTTTCTCCCTGTTCCGGCCCCTGGGCtcgtctccaggtaaggctgggggaaaccaacctcagagagctgctgccagccagtgggtGCAGCACTAAGTTAAATGGACCGGCGACCTTACTCCTCACAAGGCGTATTCGTTGGAATCAGCCACAAAGACCGGTgtcttaattttgttttttagcaATTGGGCCATTGCTCAGCGGTAGAGCGCCTGCCCTCCGGTTCTCGGTCCCCAGTGGTATCGCTAGGTGGAGCTGggagcaaacccccccccccccccggcctggagggccactgccggtcagtgtagacaatatacCAAGCAAGACAGACCCAGCAGTGACTCTtgtgtaaggcagctccctggAATTAAGCCTTGGAGAACTCTTCCTCAGTTTGATTGGATTCCTGAAGCCAATTTGCTTTGGTCCCCGTGTTTGAATTCTGCAgctcccgtccccgtcccccccggtTTGGTCACCTGGGGAGGCCCCCTCGCCAAAGCAGGATTGGTCCTGCAATGCCGCTAGCGGGGAGGCCCACCCACACCTGCTTCTGTGCAATGATGGGGTCCGTCCTTCCCCAAATGGGTCCTCTCTACCTCCCAGAGTGGCGGCGTGTGGCTGTTGTGGCGTCTTCAGGCCAGGCCAGGTCTGGCCCTCCAGGCAACGTCCGGCTCCCAACTTGCTAGCCAGCGAGGGAGTTGGGAATCTTCAGATCTCCCTTCTGAAGCCTCATTCGGCAGCATAGAAAATGACGCCTGGCTCTCTATGCTTTCATACGACAGCCACGATCTAGGAAATGGCTCAATTTGCAGTTGGGGGAATCTCCTGGCCTCCGATTTGTCTGGACACAGATCTCCCTGCTTTCCAGACTCtctttggccttgctggctggctaGCCGGGGAGGGCAAAGACCCTCCTTGCTGGACCGGCATCACCAAAATTCCGCCAGGGGCACTTTCCTCGATTCCCACTGCTGCCCTGCAGAGGACAGcttgtgtctctctctctttctctctctctctccctccctcccttcttttcccaGCTGTGTCTAAACCCCTGCAAAAACCCCTTTCCGGTCGTCCTCCTCCTGTCTTCCTTGGTGTACAGGAAAAAGGAAATGCAATCCCCGCAGCCCGTTCCCTGTAAATAGAAGTAGactctgaagtgtgtgtgtgtgtgtgtggaggtcctatTGCCGTGCTGTGGTTTGTGCTGttggtggttttatttatttatgtttcatgtgtgtgtgtgtgagcgtgtgtttggggttttttatatttatttaaagaaaatgttaacaCACGGTTTTTCAGTTGCTTGTAGgttattctctttttttaaaaaaaacaaccccactgTATTTAATAAGATGAACGAGAATAAGGCAGACCAAGGTTGGCAACAGGAGCAGCCGCTAAACACCTCCTCGGATTaatccacatttaaagcagtatcgcgCCACTTTAAAGAGTGACAGCTGcccgcactccccccccccaaaaaaatcataggaatagtagtttgttcagggtgctgttcccttcgcagagctacagttcccaaatcggtttaacaatcaactcttctttccagggaactctgggaattgtaggactgcatttaaagcactatgaaacTCCTCCCCAAAGatctctgggaactgtagagaCCCCACCCCCTCAcggaaccacaattcccagacaTCACAGGCAACTCCATCCTTTCAGTTAGGCCCATGAGGGCCAGTATCTTAAGTTTCTTCCGGGGAAAGGTGCCAGGTTCAGTTTCTGGGATCTCCACATAGCGATgggaccctggacagctgctgccagtcagtgttggcagtACTGAGCGGCATGGCATTCTGTAGAACGCAGCTTCCTCGTTGCCCAAACATATCCCCTCTGGGAGCATGTTTGGGTCCTTGATGGCGCAGACCACTTAGGGCTgcgttccccaaacttgggtctccaaatgTTTTCAAACTACAGAGTTCCTTCCACTTTTGTGGAACCACCTTCTCCAGTCTTGTTCAGTTTTGTCGGTCTTCCAGACCGACAGGCCAAGGAGAGTTCTTCAGCAGCTTGCGTTGATGCATCTGATTTGCAATTGGGAATTTGATAACTTTGGCCATCTGTACTTTGCAGGGCTGGAAGCCAGATTCCGGCACCGTCTGCACTGAATAGTCAGCAGCACTTGAagcagccacaggttcccc includes:
- the RAB3A gene encoding ras-related protein Rab-3A isoform X1; the protein is MCQGCGKTGHIVRVCRSRNTRTCTKQRIHEALEEEELQSISSARMASATDARYGQKESSDQNFDYMFKILIIGNSSVGKTSFLFRYADDSFTPAFVSTVGIDFKVKTIYRNDKRIKLQIWDTAGQERYRTITTAYYRGAMGFILMYDITNEESFNAVQDWSTQIKTYSWDNAQVLLVGNKCDMEDERVVSSERGRQLAEHLGFEFFEASAKDNINVKQTFERLVDIICEKMSESLDTADPAVTGAKQGPQLTDQQAGPPHQDCAC
- the RAB3A gene encoding ras-related protein Rab-3A isoform X2, yielding MASATDARYGQKESSDQNFDYMFKILIIGNSSVGKTSFLFRYADDSFTPAFVSTVGIDFKVKTIYRNDKRIKLQIWDTAGQERYRTITTAYYRGAMGFILMYDITNEESFNAVQDWSTQIKTYSWDNAQVLLVGNKCDMEDERVVSSERGRQLAEHLGFEFFEASAKDNINVKQTFERLVDIICEKMSESLDTADPAVTGAKQGPQLTDQQAGPPHQDCAC